The following are encoded in a window of Streptomyces sp. Go-475 genomic DNA:
- a CDS encoding TIGR03619 family F420-dependent LLM class oxidoreductase, which yields MPIQPRMLLVLSENWTLTGGRADLPAAVRWAREAEDAGFDSVMVSEHIVLGPDASAAGVMGNPRDYALPGNQDPDTPWPNSLLLLAAIASVTSRLRLAAAAVLAPLRHPLLLARELGTLDLISEGRLVVQPTVSWSKDEYDALGVPFDRRGRLLDEHLEVWAKAWGPSPISHDGPHYPFRDVHFEPKAHRPDGPRLWFGGQRLHGPVLRRLVRYGHGFHPLGRPTPADLQALEEAMTAAGRDIGDLEMIGSTRAVFPDDRSPADLGAALAVLPEQLEQGFTTFCVKPNQFIDDPDGVGAFCRDVMRRVAALTS from the coding sequence ATGCCGATACAGCCCCGCATGCTCCTCGTCCTCAGCGAGAACTGGACCCTCACCGGTGGCCGGGCCGACCTGCCCGCCGCCGTCCGCTGGGCCCGCGAGGCCGAGGACGCCGGCTTCGACTCGGTCATGGTCAGCGAGCACATCGTCCTCGGCCCCGACGCGTCCGCCGCCGGCGTCATGGGCAACCCCCGTGACTACGCCCTCCCGGGCAACCAGGACCCGGACACCCCCTGGCCGAACTCCCTGCTGCTGCTCGCCGCCATCGCCTCCGTCACCTCCCGGCTCCGCCTGGCCGCCGCCGCCGTCCTCGCCCCGCTGCGCCACCCCCTGCTGCTCGCCCGCGAGCTCGGCACCCTCGACCTGATCAGCGAGGGGCGTCTCGTCGTACAGCCCACCGTCAGCTGGAGCAAGGACGAGTACGACGCCCTCGGCGTGCCCTTCGACCGGCGCGGGCGGCTCCTCGACGAGCACCTGGAGGTCTGGGCGAAGGCCTGGGGGCCCTCCCCGATCTCCCACGACGGACCCCACTACCCCTTCCGGGACGTCCACTTCGAGCCCAAGGCCCACCGTCCGGACGGACCCCGGCTCTGGTTCGGCGGGCAGCGCCTGCACGGCCCCGTCCTGCGCCGCCTCGTGCGGTACGGCCACGGCTTCCACCCGCTCGGCCGCCCCACGCCCGCGGACCTCCAGGCCCTCGAGGAGGCGATGACGGCGGCCGGGCGGGACATCGGCGACCTGGAGATGATCGGCAGCACCCGCGCCGTCTTCCCCGACGACCGCTCACCGGCGGACCTGGGCGCGGCGCTCGCCGTGCTCCCCGAGCAGCTGGAGCAGGGCTTCACGACCTTCTGCGTCAAGCCGAACCAGTTCATCGACGACCCCGACGGCGTCGGGGCGTTCTGCCGCGACGTCATGAGGCGCGTCGCGGCGCTGACCTCCTGA
- a CDS encoding LuxR C-terminal-related transcriptional regulator: protein MPYGLSPRELEVLTRAATGQTNQAIAQALFLSPRTVHSHVEHLLRKTGCVSRAQATALAVRDGLLRPDPDHLARFVEA, encoded by the coding sequence ATGCCGTACGGGCTGAGCCCCCGGGAGCTGGAGGTGCTCACGCGGGCGGCCACGGGGCAGACCAACCAGGCCATCGCGCAGGCGCTGTTCCTGTCCCCGCGGACGGTGCACAGCCATGTCGAGCATCTGCTGCGCAAGACCGGGTGCGTGTCCCGCGCCCAGGCCACGGCGCTCGCCGTCCGGGACGGGCTGCTGCGGCCGGACCCGGATCACCTCGCGCGGTTCGTGGAGGCGTGA
- a CDS encoding ABC transporter permease, with translation MTTADPALTRPRLIATGGLTAVRRNPLLVVLVVMVPFFQLTTGSFLDPANLSGIATDAATLAIVAVPPALLVISGYLDLSVGSTLALGGLVAGWLAGQHHQSPAIALFGALAAGAVVGAVNGVLCCHLGLSAFIVTLGMLTAVRGLAQQLFPLPLSGFGSGFAWIGGARVAGLAAPVVIAALVLVAGALFLALTPAGRHVFAIGVNREAAHLSGVHIRRTPFALFVATGVAAALAGAIKASVLDSAVAGTSGAGFELTVLTAVLLGGVALTGGTGSILGVLLGVLFLGGLQNGLTLLNAPTFWQQMAQGAALVAGAALAYAAPRAGR, from the coding sequence ATGACCACCGCCGACCCCGCCCTCACCCGGCCCCGCCTGATCGCCACGGGCGGGCTGACCGCCGTACGCCGCAACCCGCTCCTCGTCGTGCTCGTCGTGATGGTGCCGTTCTTCCAGCTCACCACCGGCAGCTTCCTCGACCCGGCCAACCTGAGCGGCATCGCCACCGACGCCGCCACCCTCGCCATCGTCGCGGTGCCGCCGGCCCTGCTGGTCATCAGCGGCTACCTCGACCTGTCGGTCGGCTCCACGCTGGCCCTCGGAGGGCTCGTCGCGGGCTGGCTCGCCGGGCAGCACCACCAGTCGCCCGCCATCGCGCTGTTCGGGGCGCTCGCGGCCGGGGCCGTGGTCGGCGCGGTGAACGGCGTCCTGTGCTGCCACCTCGGCCTGTCCGCGTTCATCGTGACCCTCGGCATGCTGACCGCCGTGCGCGGACTCGCCCAGCAACTGTTCCCGCTGCCGCTGAGCGGCTTCGGCTCCGGGTTCGCCTGGATCGGCGGGGCACGCGTCGCCGGGCTCGCGGCACCGGTCGTCATCGCGGCACTCGTGCTCGTCGCAGGCGCCCTGTTCCTGGCGCTCACCCCCGCCGGACGGCACGTCTTCGCCATCGGCGTCAACCGCGAGGCCGCCCACCTCTCCGGCGTCCACATCCGGCGCACCCCGTTCGCGCTGTTCGTCGCCACCGGCGTGGCCGCCGCCCTGGCCGGGGCCATCAAGGCGTCGGTGCTGGACAGCGCCGTCGCCGGCACCTCCGGCGCCGGGTTCGAACTGACCGTCCTCACCGCGGTGCTGCTCGGCGGAGTCGCCCTCACCGGCGGCACCGGCTCGATCCTCGGCGTCCTGCTCGGCGTGCTCTTCCTCGGCGGCCTGCAGAACGGCCTGACCCTGCTGAACGCGCCGACGTTCTGGCAGCAGATGGCCCAGGGCGCCGCGCTGGTGGCCGGCGCAGCCCTGGCCTACGCGGCACCCCGCGCGGGGCGCTGA
- a CDS encoding amidohydrolase, which produces MSDTAPTLVLTGGQVLTVDAGFSVAEGVAVRGRDILAVGGDAEMRALAGPGTRIVELGGRTVLPGINDSHLHGAAYGMTKPPFAVDVGHPAVGSLADIAAAVARAARELPDGAWVVGLGWDPGYLAECLADPGRFPHRRDLDAVAPRHPVCLTDFSSHMVWANSEALRRCGIDADTTPPPGGVIDRDPDGRPTGILREAAGRLVQAALPAPTLAQRRRAIQGVIGELHSRGITSYTEPGLGPGGAGTLFGGLSTDNWTAYADLAAHGELQARVSVLLLPAPMGGSADDVREGLAALRRPESADPRLLRAIGVKIFGDGVPPNRTAWMSEPYPDGGHGALCVHGDTPALQVRELREMIRLAHEAGFQLGVHVTGDRAIDTVVDAFVAANTAAPRPDARHYVIHGDFISPRSLAKLAAHGYGVNMNPAIKWTISDLMDEVVGPERSAYQWPVRSALDAGVRVCASSDAPITEPDWRQGVASMMLRESKAGGRPSGPEQCVPLADALRAYTATAAWQDFADDWKGTIEPGKAADLCVLDRPLLDLDPHEITEARVDLTVFDGRVVFER; this is translated from the coding sequence GTGAGCGACACCGCCCCCACCCTCGTCCTGACCGGCGGCCAGGTCCTCACCGTCGACGCCGGCTTCTCCGTCGCCGAAGGCGTGGCCGTGCGCGGCCGGGACATCCTGGCCGTCGGCGGCGACGCGGAGATGCGCGCCCTGGCCGGGCCCGGCACCCGGATCGTCGAGCTGGGCGGCCGGACCGTGCTGCCCGGCATCAACGACTCGCACCTGCACGGGGCCGCGTACGGGATGACCAAGCCGCCGTTCGCCGTCGACGTCGGTCATCCGGCGGTCGGTTCCCTCGCCGACATCGCCGCGGCCGTGGCACGGGCGGCACGGGAACTGCCGGACGGCGCGTGGGTCGTCGGCCTGGGCTGGGACCCCGGCTACCTCGCCGAGTGCCTCGCCGACCCCGGCCGCTTCCCGCACCGCCGGGACCTGGACGCGGTGGCCCCGCGCCACCCGGTCTGCCTGACCGACTTCTCCTCCCACATGGTGTGGGCCAACTCCGAGGCGCTGCGCCGCTGCGGCATCGACGCGGACACCACGCCCCCGCCCGGCGGCGTCATCGACCGCGACCCCGACGGCCGCCCGACCGGCATCCTGCGCGAGGCGGCCGGACGGCTCGTCCAGGCCGCGCTGCCCGCCCCGACCCTCGCCCAGCGCCGCCGGGCCATCCAGGGCGTGATCGGCGAGCTGCACTCCCGCGGCATCACCAGCTACACCGAGCCCGGCCTCGGCCCCGGCGGCGCGGGCACCCTCTTCGGCGGCCTGAGCACCGACAACTGGACCGCCTACGCCGACCTCGCCGCACACGGCGAACTCCAGGCCCGGGTCAGCGTCCTGCTCCTGCCCGCCCCCATGGGCGGCTCCGCCGACGACGTCCGCGAGGGCCTGGCCGCACTGCGCCGCCCCGAGTCGGCCGATCCCCGGCTGCTGCGGGCCATCGGCGTCAAGATCTTCGGCGACGGCGTCCCGCCCAACCGCACGGCGTGGATGAGCGAGCCCTACCCGGACGGCGGCCACGGCGCCCTCTGCGTCCACGGCGACACCCCCGCCCTCCAGGTGCGCGAACTGCGCGAGATGATCCGGCTCGCCCACGAGGCCGGCTTCCAGCTCGGCGTGCACGTCACCGGCGACCGGGCCATCGACACCGTCGTGGACGCCTTCGTCGCCGCGAACACCGCCGCACCCCGCCCCGACGCCCGGCACTACGTCATCCACGGCGACTTCATCAGCCCGCGAAGCCTGGCGAAGCTCGCCGCGCACGGCTACGGCGTCAACATGAACCCCGCCATCAAGTGGACCATCTCCGACCTCATGGACGAGGTCGTGGGCCCCGAACGCTCCGCGTACCAGTGGCCGGTGCGCTCCGCGCTCGACGCCGGAGTGCGGGTCTGCGCCAGCTCCGACGCCCCCATCACCGAGCCCGACTGGCGCCAGGGCGTGGCCTCGATGATGCTGCGCGAGTCCAAGGCCGGCGGCCGGCCCAGCGGTCCCGAGCAGTGCGTGCCGCTCGCCGACGCCCTGCGCGCCTACACGGCCACCGCCGCCTGGCAGGACTTCGCCGACGACTGGAAGGGCACGATCGAGCCGGGCAAGGCGGCCGACCTCTGCGTCCTGGACCGGCCGCTGCTGGACCTCGACCCGCACGAGATCACCGAAGCGCGGGTCGACCTCACGGTCTTCGACGGGCGGGTCGTCTTCGAACGGTGA
- a CDS encoding metal ABC transporter permease, protein MTLADGIWHQIFDFTDYGELLALVRNSLIAGVALGLVGGLAGVFVLMRDLPFAVHGISELSFAGASAALLLGANIVAGSIAGSLLAAGAIGVLGARARDRNSAIGIIMPFGLGLGVLFLALYKGRAANKFGLLTGQIVAVDTPQMSWLLGTSVLVLVALAVMWRPLTFASTDPDVAEARGVPVRGLSFAFMLVLGLAVALSVQIVGALLVLTLVVTPAAAAARVTASPVLLPVLSVLFAVASIEGGILLALGSSIPISPYVTTISFTIYAVCRVAGRYRTRRWGARRTVPRPA, encoded by the coding sequence ATGACACTCGCCGACGGGATCTGGCACCAGATCTTCGACTTCACCGACTACGGCGAACTCCTCGCCCTGGTCCGCAACTCCCTCATCGCCGGTGTGGCGCTCGGCCTCGTGGGCGGGCTGGCCGGGGTGTTCGTGCTGATGCGGGACCTGCCGTTCGCGGTGCACGGCATCAGCGAGCTGTCCTTCGCGGGCGCGTCGGCGGCACTGCTGCTCGGGGCGAACATCGTGGCGGGCTCGATCGCCGGTTCGCTCCTCGCGGCCGGTGCCATCGGCGTGCTGGGGGCACGGGCCCGGGACCGCAACTCGGCGATCGGCATCATCATGCCGTTCGGGCTGGGGCTCGGGGTGCTGTTCCTCGCTCTCTACAAGGGCCGGGCGGCCAACAAGTTCGGGCTGCTCACCGGGCAGATCGTCGCCGTCGACACCCCGCAGATGTCCTGGCTGCTCGGCACGTCCGTCCTGGTGCTGGTCGCCCTGGCCGTCATGTGGCGGCCCCTCACCTTCGCCAGCACAGACCCGGACGTGGCCGAGGCGCGCGGGGTGCCGGTGCGGGGGCTGTCCTTCGCGTTCATGCTGGTGCTCGGGCTGGCGGTCGCCCTGTCGGTGCAGATCGTCGGCGCGCTGCTGGTGCTCACGCTGGTCGTGACCCCGGCCGCCGCGGCGGCCCGCGTCACCGCCTCGCCGGTGCTGCTGCCCGTGCTGAGCGTGCTGTTCGCCGTGGCCTCGATCGAGGGCGGCATCCTGCTCGCGCTGGGCAGCAGCATCCCCATCAGCCCCTACGTCACGACGATCTCGTTCACGATCTACGCGGTGTGCCGGGTGGCGGGGCGGTACCGGACCCGGCGCTGGGGAGCGCGGCGGACGGTGCCGCGGCCGGCCTGA
- a CDS encoding ATP-binding cassette domain-containing protein yields the protein MTALPRQDRTPVISLRTAALSYGDREVWSGLDLDVRPGEFLAVLGPNGAGKTSFVRALLGRQPLSAGTLTVLGRPARESARHIGYVPQQAALSAQALLRARDLVRFGIDGHRFGPRPRGGGVRRRVDEILESVGATAYADVPLGMLSGGERQRVRIGQALATDPRILLCDEPLLSLDLNHQRAVTELIDARRRSHGTAVVFVTHEINPVLGLVDRVLYLARGGHRTGTPDEVLTSASLSRLYGTQVDVVRVRGRVVVAGAPDEPASPPHHPEQADETDGVRA from the coding sequence GTGACCGCGCTCCCCCGCCAGGACCGCACGCCCGTCATCAGCCTGCGCACCGCGGCCCTGTCCTACGGCGACCGCGAGGTGTGGAGCGGCCTCGATCTCGACGTGCGGCCCGGGGAGTTCCTGGCCGTGCTGGGTCCGAACGGAGCGGGCAAGACCAGTTTCGTGCGGGCGCTGCTGGGCCGTCAGCCGCTGTCCGCCGGGACGCTGACGGTCCTCGGCCGGCCGGCGCGCGAGTCCGCCCGGCACATCGGCTACGTCCCGCAGCAGGCGGCGCTGTCCGCGCAGGCGCTGCTGCGCGCCCGGGACCTCGTGCGGTTCGGCATCGACGGGCACCGCTTCGGGCCGCGGCCGCGCGGCGGCGGGGTCCGGCGCCGGGTGGACGAGATCCTGGAGTCGGTCGGGGCCACGGCGTACGCGGACGTCCCGCTCGGGATGCTGTCCGGCGGCGAACGGCAGCGGGTGCGCATCGGGCAGGCCCTGGCGACCGATCCGCGGATCCTGCTCTGCGACGAGCCGCTGCTGTCGCTCGACCTGAACCACCAGCGGGCCGTCACCGAGTTGATCGACGCCCGGCGCCGCTCCCACGGCACGGCGGTGGTGTTCGTCACGCACGAGATCAACCCGGTGCTGGGGCTGGTGGACCGGGTGCTGTACCTGGCCCGCGGCGGCCACCGGACCGGCACCCCGGACGAGGTGCTGACCTCCGCGTCGCTGTCCCGGCTCTACGGCACGCAGGTCGACGTCGTGCGCGTCCGCGGCCGGGTCGTCGTCGCCGGGGCGCCCGACGAACCGGCCTCCCCGCCGCACCACCCCGAGCAGGCCGACGAGACGGACGGAGTGCGCGCATGA
- a CDS encoding zinc ABC transporter substrate-binding protein: MPLSTSRRLALLTSASLALLAGCGSSSEPADGKSAPARVAVVASTNVYGDIVRHIGGDRVDVTSIISDPDQDPHSYEADTQNQLALSKAKVVVENGGGYDDFVDRMLKSGHNDSAQVINAVKVSGKTAPKGGELNEHVWYDFPTVAKIADRIAAALGQADPDGAAGFRKNAAAFKAKLAPLEAKEAQIKKEHGGEGVAITEPVPLYMTDASGLVDKTPPAFSEAVEEGDDVSPRVLQASLALFSGHKVKALVYNEQTSGPQTEKAESAAKAAGVPVVPVTETLPKGKDYLGWMTGNVDALASALAK, from the coding sequence ATGCCCCTGTCCACGTCCCGCCGCCTGGCGCTGCTGACCAGCGCGTCGCTGGCTCTGCTCGCGGGCTGCGGCAGCTCGTCGGAGCCCGCCGACGGCAAGAGCGCCCCGGCGCGGGTGGCCGTGGTCGCCTCCACGAACGTCTACGGCGACATCGTGCGGCACATCGGCGGCGACAGAGTCGACGTCACCTCGATCATCAGCGACCCCGACCAGGACCCGCACTCCTACGAGGCCGACACCCAGAACCAGCTGGCCCTGTCCAAGGCGAAGGTCGTCGTCGAGAACGGCGGCGGCTACGACGACTTCGTCGACCGCATGCTGAAGAGCGGCCACAACGACTCCGCCCAGGTGATCAACGCGGTGAAGGTGTCCGGCAAGACCGCCCCGAAGGGCGGCGAGCTCAACGAGCACGTCTGGTACGACTTCCCCACCGTCGCCAAGATCGCCGACCGCATAGCCGCGGCCCTCGGCCAGGCCGACCCGGACGGGGCCGCCGGCTTCCGGAAGAACGCCGCCGCCTTCAAGGCGAAGCTCGCGCCGCTGGAGGCGAAGGAGGCGCAGATCAAGAAGGAACACGGCGGGGAGGGGGTGGCGATCACCGAGCCCGTGCCGCTGTACATGACCGACGCGAGCGGACTGGTCGACAAGACGCCCCCGGCGTTCAGCGAGGCCGTCGAGGAGGGCGACGACGTCTCCCCCAGGGTCCTCCAGGCGAGCCTGGCCCTGTTCAGCGGCCACAAGGTGAAGGCGCTCGTCTACAACGAGCAGACCTCCGGCCCGCAGACCGAGAAGGCCGAGTCGGCGGCCAAGGCGGCCGGCGTCCCCGTCGTACCCGTCACCGAGACCCTGCCCAAGGGCAAGGACTACCTCGGCTGGATGACCGGCAACGTCGACGCGCTCGCGAGCGCGCTGGCCAAGTGA
- a CDS encoding helix-turn-helix transcriptional regulator, with amino-acid sequence MSAEQALDAERDAILAALEPVVEGIAATFGPVCDVVLHDYRNPEKSVVAVAGSVTGRTVGGAMSEIGLRVLARGDEATDELNYVTRTRNGTLLKSSTMVLRDSTGAVFGALCVNVDISAVHQVHTLLGALAGAGAAPAEAPTTTFGNDIDSVVDALVDAHQSKQRGSWAELDRAERLELFGGLDARGVFAVRGAVEQVAARLGISRASAYNYLSRARAAHDTPTGGSA; translated from the coding sequence ATGTCCGCCGAACAAGCCCTGGACGCCGAGCGGGACGCGATCCTCGCCGCGCTCGAACCGGTCGTGGAAGGCATCGCCGCGACCTTCGGGCCGGTCTGCGACGTCGTGCTGCACGACTACCGGAACCCGGAGAAGTCCGTGGTCGCCGTCGCCGGATCGGTGACCGGGCGGACGGTGGGCGGCGCGATGAGCGAGATCGGCCTGCGCGTCCTCGCCCGCGGCGACGAGGCCACCGACGAGCTGAACTACGTCACCCGCACCCGGAACGGAACGCTGCTGAAGTCCTCCACGATGGTGCTGCGGGACTCCACCGGAGCGGTGTTCGGCGCGCTCTGCGTCAACGTGGACATCAGCGCCGTCCACCAGGTCCACACCCTGCTCGGCGCGCTCGCCGGAGCCGGCGCCGCCCCGGCGGAAGCGCCCACCACCACCTTCGGCAACGACATCGACTCCGTGGTCGACGCCCTCGTCGACGCCCACCAGTCGAAACAGCGCGGCAGCTGGGCGGAACTCGACCGCGCGGAGCGCCTGGAGCTGTTCGGCGGGCTGGACGCCCGCGGTGTCTTCGCCGTGCGCGGCGCCGTCGAACAGGTCGCCGCCCGGCTCGGCATCTCCCGCGCCTCCGCCTACAACTACCTCTCCCGGGCCCGGGCCGCCCACGACACCCCCACCGGAGGATCCGCGTGA
- a CDS encoding pyridoxal-phosphate dependent enzyme yields the protein MTTTTPPVTLDDVRAAAARIDGIAHRTPVLRSRTLDALAGAEVHLKCENFQRMGAFKFRGAYNAVSRLTPEQLSRGIATYSSGNHAQAVALAARELGTTAVIVMPEDAPPSKRAATAGYGAEIVTYDRYTGDRVALAEALAAERGLTVIPPYEHPHVIAGQGTAALELVEEVGELDALLAPVGGGGLIAGSGTAVKGLHPATRVIGVEPEAGDDTKRSLEAGRRVSIPVPHTIADGQALHTPGELTFSMNRRLLDDVVLVGDDEIRHAMRFAFERLKIVLEPSGATPLAALLTGRAGRLPGRVGVILSGGNIDAERFAALCGGT from the coding sequence GTGACGACCACCACCCCACCGGTCACCCTCGACGACGTCCGGGCCGCCGCCGCCCGCATCGACGGCATCGCCCACCGCACCCCGGTCCTGCGCTCCCGCACCCTCGACGCGCTCGCCGGTGCCGAGGTCCACCTCAAGTGCGAGAACTTCCAGCGCATGGGCGCCTTCAAGTTCCGCGGCGCCTACAATGCCGTCTCCCGCCTCACCCCCGAGCAGCTGTCCCGGGGCATCGCCACCTACTCCTCGGGCAACCACGCCCAGGCCGTCGCCCTGGCCGCCCGCGAGCTGGGCACCACCGCCGTGATCGTCATGCCGGAGGACGCCCCGCCGTCGAAACGGGCGGCCACCGCGGGCTACGGCGCCGAGATCGTCACGTACGACCGCTACACCGGCGACCGCGTCGCCCTAGCCGAGGCCCTGGCCGCCGAGCGGGGCCTGACGGTCATCCCGCCCTACGAGCACCCGCACGTCATCGCCGGGCAGGGCACCGCCGCGCTCGAACTCGTCGAAGAGGTGGGCGAGCTGGACGCACTGCTCGCGCCCGTCGGCGGCGGGGGACTGATCGCCGGCAGCGGCACGGCCGTCAAGGGCCTGCACCCCGCGACCCGCGTGATCGGCGTCGAACCGGAGGCCGGGGACGACACCAAACGGTCCCTGGAGGCCGGCCGGCGCGTCAGCATCCCGGTCCCGCACACCATCGCCGACGGCCAGGCGCTGCACACGCCCGGAGAGCTGACCTTCTCCATGAACCGCAGGCTCCTCGACGACGTCGTCCTCGTCGGCGACGACGAGATCCGCCACGCGATGCGGTTCGCCTTCGAGCGGCTGAAGATCGTCCTCGAGCCGAGCGGCGCCACCCCGCTGGCCGCGCTGCTCACCGGCCGCGCGGGCCGCCTCCCGGGCCGCGTCGGCGTCATCCTCTCCGGCGGCAACATCGACGCCGAACGCTTCGCCGCGCTGTGCGGCGGCACCTGA
- a CDS encoding cupin domain-containing protein — MLEVKTLDKPDERRDFPRGHLEAIHMTDLDFAVATFEPGWRWTESVGPIAGTESCQMHHNCYMAQGRMHIRMDDGGESEVGPGDVFVCSPGHDAWVVGDEQVVVYDFQGQTAREYAKQG; from the coding sequence ATGTTGGAAGTGAAGACGCTCGACAAGCCCGACGAGCGCCGTGATTTCCCCCGCGGCCACCTCGAAGCCATCCACATGACGGATCTCGACTTCGCCGTGGCGACCTTCGAACCCGGTTGGCGCTGGACGGAGTCCGTGGGCCCGATCGCGGGCACCGAGAGCTGCCAGATGCACCACAACTGCTACATGGCCCAGGGCCGGATGCACATCCGCATGGACGACGGCGGCGAGAGCGAGGTCGGACCCGGCGACGTCTTCGTCTGCTCGCCCGGCCATGACGCGTGGGTCGTGGGCGACGAGCAGGTCGTGGTCTACGACTTCCAGGGACAGACGGCCCGGGAGTACGCGAAGCAGGGATAG
- a CDS encoding VWA domain-containing protein, with protein MTTPTGVAERLTSLVGALRAHGVRIGTGETVDAARAVEELGLADRELLREGLAATLLHAPGQRQVFDPVFDLYFPRGVGGPEQRPAGREDLRDRLADALAADDRALLGRLAIEAVDGFGGYGSAPESDGWSSYQALERLRPQTLMARVRDTVRGRGGSQGFTDRLLEDEIRRRIETFRALVAAEARRRVAERRGRDEIARRAVAPTADRVDFLFAGQDRLAELRRTVQPLARKLATRLAARRRRASRGAIDLRRTLRGSLSTGGVPMKPVLRRRRPARPELVLLCDVSGSVSGFSDFTMLLVQALHDQFSKVRVFAFVNRIDEVTGLLEHGSADPEGLGARIQAEAAVTGYHGSSDYGMALGEFAERYADAVGSRTTVFVLGDARTNRADPNLPAVRRIAERARRVYWLNPEQRSRWGTGDSVAPAYAELVEMHECRTARQLSALVARLLPV; from the coding sequence GTGACCACACCGACGGGCGTGGCGGAGCGGCTGACGTCCCTCGTGGGGGCCCTGCGCGCGCACGGCGTCCGGATCGGCACCGGCGAGACGGTCGACGCGGCGCGGGCGGTCGAGGAACTCGGCCTCGCCGACCGGGAGCTGCTGCGCGAGGGGCTCGCGGCGACGCTGCTGCACGCGCCCGGGCAGCGGCAGGTGTTCGACCCGGTCTTCGACCTGTACTTCCCGCGCGGGGTCGGCGGCCCGGAGCAGCGGCCGGCGGGGCGGGAGGACCTGCGGGACCGGCTGGCCGACGCCCTGGCCGCCGACGACCGTGCCCTGCTGGGCCGGCTGGCGATCGAGGCGGTCGACGGTTTCGGCGGCTACGGTTCGGCGCCGGAGTCGGACGGCTGGTCGTCCTACCAGGCGCTGGAGCGGCTGCGCCCGCAGACGCTCATGGCGCGGGTCCGCGACACCGTGCGCGGCCGGGGCGGGAGTCAGGGCTTCACGGACCGGCTGCTGGAGGACGAGATCCGGCGGCGCATCGAGACCTTCCGCGCGCTGGTGGCCGCGGAGGCGCGGCGGCGGGTCGCCGAGCGGCGCGGGCGGGACGAGATCGCCCGGCGGGCGGTGGCCCCGACGGCCGACCGGGTCGACTTCCTGTTCGCCGGACAGGACCGGCTGGCCGAGCTGCGCAGAACGGTCCAGCCGCTCGCCCGCAAGCTCGCGACCCGGCTCGCGGCCCGCCGCCGGCGTGCCTCCCGCGGCGCGATCGACCTGCGGCGGACGCTGCGCGGTTCGCTGTCGACGGGCGGCGTGCCGATGAAGCCGGTGCTGCGCCGACGGCGTCCCGCCCGTCCCGAACTGGTCCTGCTGTGCGATGTGTCGGGCTCGGTCTCCGGTTTCTCGGACTTCACGATGCTGCTGGTGCAGGCGCTGCACGACCAGTTCAGCAAGGTGCGGGTCTTCGCCTTCGTCAACCGGATCGACGAGGTGACCGGGCTGCTGGAGCACGGCAGCGCCGACCCCGAGGGCCTGGGCGCCCGCATCCAGGCGGAGGCGGCGGTCACGGGCTACCACGGCAGCAGCGACTACGGCATGGCGTTGGGCGAGTTCGCGGAACGCTACGCCGACGCGGTGGGTTCGCGCACGACGGTGTTCGTCCTGGGCGACGCCCGGACGAACCGCGCCGACCCGAACCTGCCGGCCGTGCGGCGGATCGCCGAGCGGGCGCGCCGCGTCTACTGGCTCAATCCCGAGCAGCGCTCCCGCTGGGGCACGGGCGACTCCGTCGCGCCCGCGTACGCCGAGCTGGTCGAGATGCACGAGTGCCGCACCGCGCGGCAGCTGAGCGCGCTGGTGGCGCGGCTGCTGCCGGTGTGA